GCTCTGGGGGACAGAGTAGGTTTTCTTTTAGCATCTAGAAAGATGATACTGGTTCATACCTAGAGATCCTTGATGTTACAGCAGTACAAATAACCCTTGATACCTCCTATAAATTTTTATCTGTTAATAGTCCATGTGACTCTGATATTATTTCCCTCCTTTTTgacagcaatttttttcttcttattccAGGACAGTGAGTTTTTTCCAGGGACAGAAGCTcacaaaaagaagagaaagcatTCCTCCGATGAGTTCTGCTACAGAGGTAAGGAAGTAATCAAGCAGGAGAAGGGGCTAACAGATCATGACTTTAAGGAAAGGAAGCTCTTAAACCAGTGTCATCAAGCTTTGTGGTTAGTATTTTATAGAAGGAGAATACATCAACCTGCATTAGAACAGCTAATCAGAAACCTGACACTGATCAGCACCAGACAGCAGAAGATTAGGGAATTAAATTTTCAGAGTCTGGCTTAACAAATTGCCATGGTAGGGGGTAGAGATCTTCCATCCCTTTTTCATTGATAAGTTGTAGTTTGCTAACTCATGCCTTCACATTTgacatttgtttttcttgtttacCGATTGCATTGAAAACTAATTATACTTACAGGTAATATAACTTCctctggatttaaaaaaatagaatgtctgagattaaaaaagaaatgcttCTCGGTTCAGGTAGTCTCACAATTAATAAGTTGGCCGGAAAGTAACAATTCAGCTCATAGAAGCTTAACATATTTAGGATTTATTATTGGTCCAGTAGAAGGAGAAAGCCAAACTGAAATCTCATCTTTCATCAAAATCTGTCTCCAGAATGAAAAAGCTCATATTTTCAACTCATTGGTTTCACCTTGGCTAAAAATGTCACAAAAACTGTGCACTTGAGGTGTAATTTCAGTTAGGTGtattttcatcaaaatattATATTTCATAAGTCACAAATGGAGTTTCACAAAACTTCAAGAACTTCCCTGCAGTCTCTCCCTTCCTTAAATTATTTGACCAGCTCAGATGTCACAGCCTCTGAATTGTGTCAGTAAGGCTGTGCTGAGATGGCTGTGGTTCTTTTTAAGCCAGGATGTAAATCTGTCACCTGTAATTGGAAGGCCCACAGGATTCTcacttcccttcctttccatcTTTAAGGGAATCATCTCAATGTACATTTCTTTTGATCTTTTTCAGGTGTCTCGCCTTTGGATCTACCatcaaaaaagaagaaaaaagcagctTCTAGCCCATCCTCAGCTGATACAACCATGGATTTACTTAAGACTATCAACTCACCTTTAGCCACAAGCTCAAAGTCTTCAAAGAGGACCTCTGAAAAATCATCTCATTCTTCCTCTGGCCATTCTGAAAGCAGAAAGGAGCATCCCAAGAAGAAGCTgagtgggagcagtggggagcACTCAGTGGATGACAGCAGCTCCCACAAATCTAAAAAAATGAAACCTCTTTACGTGAACACGGAGACACTTACACTTCGTGAACCTGATGGCTTGAAGATGAAGCTCATCCtttcaccaaaagaaaaaagtagtgCAGCAGATGATGATTCTTTATCCTACTcttcagcaccagcagctgcaaaGAAATCTTCAAAGAAATCAGCTCGAGATGAGCAAGGCTCATTCCTGCTGGGGCACGACCTGCAGAGCTTCCTGAAGTCATCCcggaaaaagcacaaaacaccTCCAGACTCACATCCGCCTTCTGAGAGTTTTGGTGCTGACACCTCCCTTCATTCAGAGGGCCATGGAAGTGAGTACGAGGTTTCAGGTATGGAGGCACCACCAGAATCTGGTTCTTCCTCTGGTGGAGAGTTGGAGGCTGGAGAGCTGGTGATAGATGACTCCTACCGGGaaatcaagaagaagaagaagtccaaaaaaagtaagaaaaaaaaggataaggagaaacacagagagaaGAAGCACTCCAAGTCTAAAAAGAGTTCTGGGCACTCTCCTGTGGCGGTAGCAGAAGTAAGAGTGTCACCACCACCTGCCAGTACCCCCTATGGTGtccctccacctcctcctgctgtTTTTCACTCAGATGGTCAAGGcgagaagaggaggaaaaaggaagacAGGGAGAAGGACAAGTCtgagaaatgggaaaaggaaaaggaaagagaaaaggaaagagagaaggagaaggaaagagaaaaagaaaaggaaagagagaaggagaaggaaagagaaaaagaaaaggaaagagagaaggagaaggaaagagaaaaagaaaaggaaaaagaaaaagaaaaggaacgagaaaaggaaaaagaaaaagaaagagaaaaagaaaaggaaagagaaaaggaaagagaaagagacaaAGTAAGGAaaatttgaatttcttttcagaaaatagaAATTGGGTGGTGAGTAATGTTGAATTAGGCACTCCATTACAAAGGCATGTTAAATTGAAACAAAGGATAACTGATACCAATTATCAATGGTTTAACTGAAGCATAATTGGAAAAATGTGTCAGCCACTGTGATTTCTGTGTGTAGCAGAAGGAATATATGTTCTTCTAGCTCTTCTGGCTTTGTGGTACAGACAGTCTTTAGCCAGTAGAGGTTCTCTGGGAAAGTTATACTTAATTTTGCTTGGTGTGGGTCATGTACCAAGTACATCTGCATCTTTTTCTAATGTGACTGTCTCTAGCTATTCCCAGGCAGACTTCTGGACTAGTGATCAAAGTTCCTGTAAAAAGGAATCAAGCTGTTACTTGAAAATTGAAGATATTTACCCATTTACTCCTGTATTCAAATGAAATTCTAATTCTAATAGACTACTATGTTCCCAGTTTTGTCCTGTCCTAGACATTCAGTTTTCCATGGTTACTGCATAAAGATATGAGTAGCAGAAGTGGTAGCTAGCATGTGAACGAGTTTACAAATGAGATAACTGTAGCTGTGTAAgtaaatggggaaaaagagCTTGTGCATGTTCAGCTAGAGAAATAATGCTTTGTATGAGGAAATGGACAGACAGAGCCCAAATCTCTTCAGCCATTATCCTATTCTGTTTTGGAATTTTTCCCTGATCATAGCTCAGCAATTGCAATACCTTTGCTGTCAATGTACTGCACAGTCTCTTTTCCTGCCAAATGGAAGTACTTTGTAAGGATGCAAGGAATGGAACAAAACATTATCATGAGGACTTAATCCTTTTGACAGATCTATAATAGGTACTGTGAATAGAATAACAGATACTGGGTTTTATTATAggttttaaaactgaaatacaTTACCAAAGTTGTATGTTGATCCTTAATTTAGAATAGTAGTTTGTTGAGTTTTGCAAGATAAGCCTTGTACTAAGACTGTTTCTGGCTGATTCCTGTGCTTTCATAAAGACTAAATTCAGCCAGGAGATGTAAAGGACTGCTTTTTAAGTTTTCTGACCTAAGTATCATATCTTTCTTTAAGACTTTAATAAATGCCAAATTCCTACTAAATTGGAGAAGGTCTCATCATAATTAAAaatctttgtttcctttcttcttctgactagccaaagaagaaaaacatgtcTGCTTATCAAGTGTTCTGTAAGGAATATCGTACAAATATTGTGTCTGAGCATCCTGGAATAGGTAAGGGAATAATccagccttctcttctcttgATTTTACGCCAGTCAGATTAATTAGCAGAACATATTGTCTCCATTTCAGACCAACTTCTTAATTTTGACATAATGCAAAGAATCTGCCAATGTTATTTAGAATAAGAGATGGCAAAGGGGCTAGGAGTGGATTTCGTGGTtgtattataattttattttaaccaAGTTGTGAATCTAGGTAAAGAACTTGCTAACTTTTTATTTACTTAAAGAATTACCTTCATTGTTGTCACTTTCCCCTGAATACACTGTGACTTCATCTTCCTGctatcagcttttttttttttttattttaaagagtaACAGGAATGCATATTTTTAGGACAGTGTGGAGAGTTGCAGTTGTAGAATGGCTTGCTTCCTAAATGTGTGTGGAGGGGCCGGTAAATTTCCTATGTTCTCCCAGGATTTTATGATCAAATTTGTTTTaaacatttctcttttcttttcttttcttttcttttcttttcttttctttttcttttcttttctttctgccagATTTTGGAGAGCTAAGTAAAAAACTGGCAGAAGTGTGGAAGCAGCTACCTGAGAAGGATAAGTTGGTGAGTGTTTCTGTCAGATGTTTctggaaaattatttctgtgaacTAGGTGCTTAGATGAAGAATGTGGTGGCAGCATTGCCACAATGCCTTGAAATATGTTACCTATATCCTTAAAGCATGTAAAGGTGGAAAGTATGGAAATCTTGCCCTTGCAAACATAAAAGCATTCATTTTGTTCTCGTGGGATTGCTTCACCTCCTAGCTATGTAACATCATTCTGCCTCCAGGTCCTGGCATCAGGTAACAAAATTACCTAATGTTATGAATCTTTCTTTTCTTACCATGGTAACTACAGACCTGGAAACAGAAAGCTCAGTATCTCCAACACAAGCAGAATAAAGCAGAGGCTACCACTGTGAAGAGAAAGGCATCATCTTCAGATGGTGCTCCAAAAATGAAAGGTAATTGTTGCACTTTATTTGTCTCATCTCTTTTCTTGGACGAGACAAATTTTTTAAGACAAATTCTTTACCTTGGGGAAGGTAGTGTTGCCTGTAGAATAAAAAACAAAGGTCCTTACTTGCTTCACCTCCTTACCTGCTTTCTCACATGACATTTAAATCATGTTTAAAGCATGACATTTAAATCACTAGTCAAATCAATTTTTCTGTGAAAGTGAGAGTGATGCCAGCATTTTTCATAAAGATTTCCATGTCTGATTCATAGAATGGTATTGGTTTTGGCAGTTTAAGGATTGAAATGTAAAAGAAGAAGAGGCAGAAATGAGGTTCTAGTGGGATTAGTTTGCTGCTAGATAGAAGATGGGTTGTTCTTGGTTTAGCATCTCTGATACCAAATCTCCCCAGCTGCATTCAGCTGAGGTAGACAGGTTCTGTACatgtaaaaaaaatttcaagAGTCCAGAGACTATGGGACCGGGGTAACAGAACTATTCAAGCACCTCATGCCTATGAGATTTGAACTTCAGTAACTAAATAGGCTTGTGAGTAAAAGAGTGAAAGCAAGGAATATGGAATTTTAATTAGTATGTTTTCCAGCTTCTCCAACAGGAGTGGTTTCTCctcacaaaaaatcccccaccAGCACCATGGTGGTGCCTTCCTCACCAGCCAAAGCCCCTGAGACGGATCCCATTGATGTAGCTGCACATTTACAGTTACTGGGTGAATCTCTGAGCCTCATTGGACACAGACTGCAGGAAACAGAGGTGAGCTTGTaaccagcaatgtcacagtgatGTCCTGTAATCCACACGATACATTCAGGGAGAtgattgttttattttcttaaaagttTAACCAGTGGTTTTCTGTTAGGAAGAGAAACTAGAGGTGGCATGCCCTGTTTCTTTGATGCATCGCTCtttattttcagtgaaataaaaGGCCTCAGTAAACAGTAGGCAGCAGTGAAAGACGGGTGCTTTGCAGCTCTAGTCTTTGAGACCAGTTTGTAGTTCAGCAAACTCTTCAGTCTTTTCTTGCTGTAAGTTCACCTTTGATTTGGTACTTCCTTACTATTTAGTCAGTCTGGGGTCAGATTCTGTTACTGTTCTACTTTTTACAGAATTATGACCCTTTCCCAGGAAGTTTCTTGCATGTCCTCTAGTTTTCTGGCGGTATCCAATTGCCAGTGCTTTGGATAGGGACTACAATTATTTCAACTTACCTGGTAACATAATGTCACATTTTAATGGCTTCCTGCTATTAAATGACAGTGACTCTGTGAATGCACATTCACAGAGAACTCAGCCCAGCCTCTAAGGAGAAAGTATTTTTGTCTCAAATAATGTCACTGAGTTTTATGAGTAGCATGATAATCTCACCCCACTATGCTTGCTTATTTTATCAATGGTGAAATAAATGTTCTTGCATTTTGGTTTTGGTATGACTGATTTGAGATCATGGGAGGAACAACCAGAGCCCAGAAAAGCACACATTGATATACTTTCCTGAAAGTATATCAATGACTAAAGCATTTGTTACAGGCTTAGCATTTCTTTAccttcaaaaataaaacaactatTGTCATTAGGACTCATGTAGTTAACAAAATAGATGGTACAAAATGGCACAGAAAATATATGACAAAAATTTGTGGAATCAGTGTTTTATGCAACTGACAACTTTGTGGTGTTTTCTGTTGATTCCTACCTTTATCCTGCACCAGTTTGTTGACTACTGAAATCTAAAGTTTTTGAGCCAACAGTCTCTCCAAAGCACAAGGCACAGTTTTGTTACTGTGTAAATAGTGAGAGTGAACTGGAGGAGGTGAAGATACAGTATCTACATGAGAGTGGATACAGTTGAGAAAGAAGTGCAATTTCCACTACTCATCCCTatccaatttttttcttccctcattACCAGGGAATGGTGGCTGTTTCTGGAAGTTTGTCAGTACTCCTAGACTCAATCATCTGTGCTTTGGGCCCGTTGGCTTGTCTGACCACACAACTGCCTGAGTTGAATGGCTGCCCAAAACATGTTTTGGTGAGTTCTTTGtggttattttctttctagCACTGTTAATTTCAGTAGATTACAAAGAGAGCTTTTTTGATTAATCAGTGTAATATAACTATAATTCCAATGCAGTAAGAAAATTTGTCTTGGTCATGGGCTTTTATAGAGGAATATTTATTGAAATTCTTACAGATATTACCGTTGTACAACATTGTGCAacctttttttctcccactgGCAACTGACCTAATATTTGTAGCATGGATTGCAGCGTGGGTAGGTCCTGTTTTAGTCATGATGAAGTCAATCAATCTAAAACAAAAGTAAACCAGTATTTTTGAAAGTTctaattttccataaaaataaaatcaccttAAAGCTGCTCTATATCACACGAGCTGTTTTTCCTTCAGTAGCATAAAAACCAATTTGTGATCTCAGGATTCCTAATGTGATGGTGTAGGACCTTTTACAAGTGGCTGAAACCTTctctgagaaaggaaaaatagtcTCTCTCTTAAGGAGCTGCATAACTAcagtttcttttctgctttaagcTACTCTTAATATTGAGCCCTGATTTAGCAACAGCTTGTGGCATCTGTGTAGCCGGGTGTGGACATAGATTAAGATGGCAGCAGCCATCAGGAGTCATACTTCCTACAGGAGACATGAATAAAGCAGCAAAGGAGaggagcaaaaataaaaaaactacaGTCTGCAAAACTTAAGAGATTAAAAACAAATCTGGCAAAGGGGGCAACGAAAATGGGATATGAATTGACATGTCATAATAGGGCAGCCCAAACGTTTATTCATTACAAGAGTGGACtgtcaaaacaggaaaaaagttgAAAATTTAGTCTGTGAACACCCACAAACTGGCTCTATGCACAAAAGCTGAGTCAGTGGGGTGTTCCCATCATAAGCCATGGAAAACCtgatgctttttttccttcctgcttgCCAAGTTTATTCAGAGCAGTGACGCCACATGAGCAGTGGTGCGTTTATTAGAAACTCGATCAACTTATTGTTACAAGGAGCAATGGAGCTTTAGGTGAATTATGGCAGCTATGCTTCACTTCTGGAAAGCCCTGTTCAGAAGCTGATAATAAATCTGATTTTCACAGTCAGGTACATAACAACAGTGGTGTTCTGAGACACAGATAAACCCCAGCAGTTGTGTTGCAATTTATATTTGAGACAGTAGATGGCATTGCTAAATTCTAGAATCACAACTGGTGCAGATCCAGCTCCTCCATCTCTCAGTTAAAGGTGCTGCTCCTAAGGCCTCCTTCAGCTGTCCAGCCACGGGCTTGAGCTAACCGAAACACTGCATCTGAAAAACATACAGCTGGGTCTTTTTTTCTGATGGGCATGAGAAGGATTCCTACTCTCAGAATTCTGTTACGTTTTCCAAGAAAAACTGAAAGACACTTCGTTTTGCCATCTGACACCCTGTTAGAGGTGATCAATGGGCAGCTTTGGTTGTCTCATCCTATGATAACTTGTAACCCAAGTAATTGTGCTTAGTACCCTCACCTGTGCCATTTTTCAGAGATGTTGAGTTATTACCTGAAACTAAAAACCACCGAATTTCTTTTCCCAGTCAAACACACTAGACAACATTGCCTACATCATGCCTGGACTTTGATGGGAAAGGATCCTAGGATGTACTCAGCCTCTGTGTAACTGACTTGTGTATGTGCACTACGCCAACGTTCCTGAGGGGCTCCATGTGGAGGCTTTTAAAGTTTTATATGTGTATAGTATATACATAGGATTGTAACTATTTGACTTCTATTTTATGAAAAGTTGTGAACTTAAGCTGAGAAAACCCTTTTGTGTCGGTGGGTGAAATGTCCTTCAGTGTGAAAGTATTTTGTATGAAGAATTCAGAAAGCTTTTGAGATATTTGCCTTAAATTCAGATTTAGTGGGGGAAGCAAACAGAGAATAAACTTCTCAATATAAACAAGAAAGCTGTCACCATGAGAAGGGTCTTTGAAACAGGTGGCCCAGAGAGGTTCTTGACTCTCCTTCCTTGATGATATTCAAAAACCGAATGAGCAGCCTGCTGTAGTTGGACTTGCTTTAAGCAGGATGGACCCGATGatctcctgctgtccctgcctaAACTAAAATATTCTGATATTCTGTGGGCAGGTAGAGATGATACATTTTGGACCAGGGAATAGAACTGAATTCTTCACCAGCCCTATTTGTAactatttctgtttaaaacacACTTCTTGAGGGAAAAGCTGGATAGCTT
This Agelaius phoeniceus isolate bAgePho1 chromosome 5, bAgePho1.hap1, whole genome shotgun sequence DNA region includes the following protein-coding sequences:
- the HMGXB4 gene encoding HMG domain-containing protein 4 isoform X2; the protein is MDLLKTINSPLATSSKSSKRTSEKSSHSSSGHSESRKEHPKKKLSGSSGEHSVDDSSSHKSKKMKPLYVNTETLTLREPDGLKMKLILSPKEKSSAADDDSLSYSSAPAAAKKSSKKSARDEQGSFLLGHDLQSFLKSSRKKHKTPPDSHPPSESFGADTSLHSEGHGSEYEVSGMEAPPESGSSSGGELEAGELVIDDSYREIKKKKKSKKSKKKKDKEKHREKKHSKSKKSSGHSPVAVAEVRVSPPPASTPYGVPPPPPAVFHSDGQGEKRRKKEDREKDKSEKWEKEKEREKEREKEKEREKEKEREKEKEREKEKEREKEKEREKEKEKEKEKEREKEKEKEREKEKEREKERERDKPKKKNMSAYQVFCKEYRTNIVSEHPGIDFGELSKKLAEVWKQLPEKDKLTWKQKAQYLQHKQNKAEATTVKRKASSSDGAPKMKASPTGVVSPHKKSPTSTMVVPSSPAKAPETDPIDVAAHLQLLGESLSLIGHRLQETEGMVAVSGSLSVLLDSIICALGPLACLTTQLPELNGCPKHVLSNTLDNIAYIMPGL
- the HMGXB4 gene encoding HMG domain-containing protein 4 isoform X1 translates to MAYDGAKKKEESLESHRSVDDGLAPGRIQREKKRSYKDLLQDEDETATQDSEFFPGTEAHKKKRKHSSDEFCYRGVSPLDLPSKKKKKAASSPSSADTTMDLLKTINSPLATSSKSSKRTSEKSSHSSSGHSESRKEHPKKKLSGSSGEHSVDDSSSHKSKKMKPLYVNTETLTLREPDGLKMKLILSPKEKSSAADDDSLSYSSAPAAAKKSSKKSARDEQGSFLLGHDLQSFLKSSRKKHKTPPDSHPPSESFGADTSLHSEGHGSEYEVSGMEAPPESGSSSGGELEAGELVIDDSYREIKKKKKSKKSKKKKDKEKHREKKHSKSKKSSGHSPVAVAEVRVSPPPASTPYGVPPPPPAVFHSDGQGEKRRKKEDREKDKSEKWEKEKEREKEREKEKEREKEKEREKEKEREKEKEREKEKEREKEKEKEKEKEREKEKEKEREKEKEREKERERDKPKKKNMSAYQVFCKEYRTNIVSEHPGIDFGELSKKLAEVWKQLPEKDKLTWKQKAQYLQHKQNKAEATTVKRKASSSDGAPKMKASPTGVVSPHKKSPTSTMVVPSSPAKAPETDPIDVAAHLQLLGESLSLIGHRLQETEGMVAVSGSLSVLLDSIICALGPLACLTTQLPELNGCPKHVLSNTLDNIAYIMPGL